The following proteins are co-located in the Fusobacteria bacterium ZRK30 genome:
- the rsxC gene encoding electron transport complex subunit RsxC, with protein sequence MFFKPTFFRGGIHPREKEITSDKKIEKMPEVGTYRVTTLQHIGVPAAVIVKVGDRVKKYQKIARAEVKFSAFIHSPCSGKVTQIKKIHIKGREAEEITIENDFLGEEFKREKLQSFTPEKLQELVDDLGIVGLGGATFPTHIKLEGKLKTIIINGVECEPYLNADNRVMIENTNEILEGIKILMTTFEMEEGIIGIEENKAQAIEKMEEAVKEYPEIKVQKLPTIYPQGGEKQLIKALLKKEIKSFPREIEAVTLNVGTILAIYRGVTYGTPIVERIVTVSGEGIRDPKNLSIPIGTPIENILDYVGIKEDTVTKIIACGPMMGHEIGETDVTSKGMNGILALGKEKFPPKLPCIRCGRCVDVCPMGLLPLEYDRLAKKGKYHQMEKEFSLSSCIKCGSCEYICPSQVPLMEAIFLGLEKGRDDHD encoded by the coding sequence ATGTTTTTTAAGCCTACATTTTTCAGGGGGGGAATCCACCCCAGAGAGAAGGAGATAACTTCCGATAAAAAGATTGAAAAGATGCCAGAGGTGGGGACTTACAGAGTAACGACCCTGCAGCATATAGGTGTCCCTGCAGCTGTTATAGTTAAAGTGGGGGATCGAGTAAAAAAATACCAAAAAATAGCTAGAGCAGAGGTGAAATTTTCTGCTTTTATTCACTCTCCCTGTTCCGGGAAAGTTACACAGATAAAAAAAATTCATATAAAGGGAAGGGAAGCAGAAGAGATAACTATAGAAAATGATTTTTTAGGAGAAGAATTTAAGAGGGAAAAACTGCAGAGTTTTACTCCTGAAAAATTACAGGAATTGGTGGATGATTTGGGGATAGTAGGTCTTGGAGGAGCTACCTTTCCTACCCATATCAAACTGGAAGGAAAATTAAAAACTATCATAATAAACGGTGTTGAATGTGAACCTTATTTAAACGCTGATAACAGAGTAATGATCGAGAATACAAATGAAATCTTAGAGGGGATAAAAATCCTTATGACAACATTTGAGATGGAAGAGGGAATAATAGGCATAGAGGAAAATAAAGCCCAGGCCATTGAAAAAATGGAAGAGGCTGTAAAGGAATACCCAGAGATCAAGGTACAAAAATTGCCAACTATATATCCCCAGGGGGGAGAAAAACAGCTTATAAAAGCGTTGTTGAAAAAAGAGATAAAATCTTTTCCAAGGGAGATAGAGGCTGTAACTTTAAATGTAGGGACTATTTTGGCTATCTATAGGGGAGTAACCTATGGAACACCAATAGTTGAGCGTATAGTTACAGTATCTGGAGAAGGGATAAGAGATCCTAAAAACCTGTCTATTCCTATAGGAACTCCCATAGAAAACATTTTAGATTATGTAGGAATTAAAGAAGATACAGTGACTAAAATAATAGCTTGCGGACCTATGATGGGTCATGAAATAGGGGAAACAGATGTTACTTCTAAAGGAATGAATGGAATTTTGGCCTTAGGAAAGGAAAAATTTCCTCCGAAATTACCCTGTATAAGGTGTGGCAGGTGTGTAGATGTGTGTCCTATGGGACTGCTTCCCCTGGAATATGACAGACTGGCAAAAAAAGGGAAGTATCATCAGATGGAAAAAGAATTTTCCCTCTCATCCTGTATAAAGTGTGGCAGTTGTGAATACATATGCCCTAGTCAGGTTCCTCTGATGGAAGCTATATTTTTAGGATTGGAAAAGGGAAGGGATGACCATGATTAA
- a CDS encoding FMN-binding protein, whose amino-acid sequence MKKIILYLIMATSILGAQLIDGEYFVQQDEYPHGWASTAGIRVEDGKIVEVRTDKVNKAGELVSENVEYSKRMRAKSGTDPKEYSVVLTENFMKELKKNDGMKRKDDFRMPEIDIVAGATSSSKKFKKMMEFLVEKAESGEVGDHRMKL is encoded by the coding sequence ATGAAAAAAATAATATTATATCTAATTATGGCAACAAGTATTTTAGGAGCACAATTGATAGACGGGGAGTATTTTGTACAGCAAGATGAGTATCCCCATGGATGGGCTTCAACAGCAGGTATCAGGGTAGAAGATGGAAAGATAGTGGAAGTTAGGACTGATAAGGTGAATAAAGCAGGGGAATTAGTCAGTGAAAATGTAGAATATAGTAAGAGGATGAGGGCTAAATCAGGAACTGATCCTAAGGAATATTCGGTAGTACTGACTGAAAATTTTATGAAAGAATTGAAAAAAAATGATGGTATGAAAAGAAAAGATGATTTTCGAATGCCTGAGATCGATATTGTAGCAGGGGCTACAAGTTCAAGTAAGAAATTTAAAAAGATGATGGAGTTTTTAGTGGAGAAGGCAGAATCTGGAGAGGTTGGAGATCACAGGATGAAACTATAG